A genomic stretch from Dissulfurispira thermophila includes:
- a CDS encoding DNA gyrase inhibitor YacG, with protein MQIICPVCKKKTTWEENPWRPFCSERCKLIDLGKWASEEYKIHVGDKEEREEKEKKIMDSRYSEI; from the coding sequence ATGCAGATAATATGTCCTGTTTGTAAAAAAAAGACAACATGGGAGGAAAATCCGTGGAGACCCTTCTGCTCCGAAAGGTGTAAGCTAATAGATCTTGGTAAATGGGCATCTGAGGAGTATAAAATTCATGTGGGAGATAAAGAAGAACGGGAAGAAAAGGAAAAGAAGATTATGGATAGTAGGTATTCTGAAATATAA
- a CDS encoding FAD:protein FMN transferase: MIMAKAKEQPCWALITTFCLLLSFSCSPNQERLYKETRTSMYTIVSITVSSNSEEKAKEAINKAFNEMDRLARLLNFYSEDSEISMINRNAGNKPVKVSPETLEIIDKAIYTSQNTEGAFDITVGPVVKLWDFKNKAMPDEKLIKAKLKLVGYKNIVVDKEKSMIFLKTKGSQIDLGGIIKGYAADKAVDVLRKNGIQSGIVAIAGDIKVFGKKPDGGFWNIGIQNPRQKSDRDEIIATIGLSDTGISTSGDYERFFIKDGKRYHHLLNPKTGYPAYGCQSATVITKEAALTDAFATGIFILGPQKGMDALKRLGFDGVIIDKDGKIYVTEGIKKNLKWSN, encoded by the coding sequence TCATTTTCATGTAGCCCTAATCAAGAAAGGCTTTACAAAGAGACCCGCACATCTATGTACACTATTGTCTCGATTACTGTATCTTCAAACTCTGAAGAAAAAGCAAAAGAGGCAATTAATAAGGCATTTAATGAAATGGACAGACTTGCAAGGCTTTTAAACTTTTATTCTGAAGACAGTGAAATATCCATGATTAATAGAAACGCTGGCAACAAACCTGTAAAGGTATCTCCAGAGACATTGGAGATAATAGATAAGGCGATTTATACATCGCAAAATACAGAAGGTGCATTTGATATTACGGTTGGCCCTGTCGTAAAGCTCTGGGACTTTAAAAATAAGGCGATGCCTGATGAAAAATTAATTAAAGCAAAACTTAAATTAGTTGGATACAAAAATATAGTTGTTGATAAAGAAAAATCAATGATATTCCTTAAGACAAAAGGATCACAGATAGACTTAGGGGGTATTATAAAAGGTTATGCAGCAGACAAAGCAGTGGATGTATTAAGAAAAAATGGGATACAATCAGGCATTGTGGCTATTGCTGGAGACATAAAGGTCTTTGGCAAAAAGCCTGACGGAGGATTTTGGAATATTGGTATACAAAATCCGAGACAGAAAAGCGACAGAGATGAAATTATTGCTACCATCGGTCTTTCGGATACAGGCATATCAACATCAGGGGATTACGAAAGATTTTTTATTAAGGATGGCAAAAGATACCATCACCTCTTAAATCCTAAAACAGGCTATCCTGCCTATGGATGTCAAAGCGCAACTGTAATAACAAAAGAGGCTGCACTTACAGATGCATTTGCAACAGGTATATTTATTTTAGGTCCTCAGAAAGGAATGGATGCTTTAAAGAGATTGGGATTTGACGGCGTTATAATTGATAAAGATGGTAAAATATATGTCACCGAAGGGATAAAAAAAAATCTAAAGTGGAGTAATTGA